A segment of the Vibrio parahaemolyticus genome:
CATCGCAAGACTTTGCACCAGGAGAGCTTCTCGAACTTTCTCTTACATCGTCGCTTTTCACCTTCGTCTTCCCTCGCGCAGCCTTGCTACTCTCTTCGCCAGCCTCTCCAACCTGTTCACATGTGTTACACATTGTCCATCTGATACAGATTTCTGTCTTTTCAATCGAATTCATACGCTTATCGTCCCGTATCACTTAAACACCGCTATCTAAACTGTTCACCACGACAGTTGGAAATTATTTTTATTCATATTTTCAGCTAGTTAACTAACGGATTACTTCTTGCTTAACCCCTCCCGTACGTAACGAGCCCAGCGTCAATCGTGATGACGTGTTAATTGGAGACGCTCCTTGCCGTTATGAGCACCAATCGGCTCGTATCTTCTGTTTGGAAAAGGAGAAAGTAAGATGGACTTTAATAAACTGGTGATATTGGCTCGAGCATTTTGCTTGGGGCTGATATTGAGTGTGTTCGCCTCGCCGACTTGGGCGGTTCATGATCTGGGCACCTTCGAACTGGAAGGTAATGCAACAGACGACGCCGTTGCGGGGGACGATTGGGAAAATATTTACGATGGTAGCGACAGTGCCAACGTCGATACTGGGATTCTTCCCGATCCGTCACCTATCTCCATATTTACTGGTGGTCGAAAAGATATTCAAGACATATCAGAATGGTCTCACAAAGATGGTTCTGTACCAGATAAAGATGACTTAACCAATGCTTATGCTGCTGCCTACGGCGTCGATAACGGCGGTGGCGGTTCGGATTTGGTCATTTATTTTGGTGCCGACCGTTTTGCGAACGTAGGTGATGCCTTTATGGGTTTCTGGTTCTTCCAAGATGATGTCCAAGCCCTTGATGACGGTTCGTTCTCTGGTCAACACGTTGTGGGCGACGTTTTGGTATTGATTGATTATCCGCAAGGTGCGAATGATGAACCTTACGCCGCATTGGTAACTTGGGATCCAACCTGTTCAAAAGCGGACAGTAATGACCCTGCCCCTGGCGATTGTGCAGCCAAAAACTTACGTCTACAAGCGGAAACCAGTGGTGCAAACCCTGCTGACTGTTCTGCTGTCAATGATGGCGACTTTGGTTGTGCAACCACCAACAAAGGTGAAACACCAATCCCATCACCTTGGCCATACACTGCAAAAAACGGCACAATGAACGCTTTCCCATACGAAAGCTTCTATGAAGGTGGTGTAAACCTCACTCAACTGCTTGGCGGAATCGACGGCACAGCGTCTTGTTTCAGCAGCTTCATGGCTGAAACCCGTTCGTCTGCTTCATTCACCGCATCTTTGAAAGACTTCGTTTTAGGTCAATTCCAGTTATGTGGTATGGAACTTGTGAAAACATGTCCAACTGGTGCGTTATCACCAAGTGGTGACTCAATCATCTACAACTACGAGATCAAAGTAACCAATACTGGCTTTGGTGCACTTTACGATCTTTATGTTGAAGATATTACCGCTGGCGATTCATTCACTGCTGACGTTCTTGCCGCTGGCGAAACTGCAACATTTACTGGTTCCTTTGTTTCGCTCATCAACGGTGTAGAAAATGAGGCTACGGCGAGCGCAGCCATCAAAGATGGTGGCGAACCTGTGCTTACTAAGTCTGACACAGATAGCTGTCCTCCACTTACTCCAGTGGGCGCATTGAGTATCACTAAAGACTGTACAACCTACGTTGAAGAAAACGCATCTGGCGCGTACGGATTAAGAGTGAACTACGAAGGTAAACTATGTAACGACAGTAAAGTGAAACTTAACGATGTGAAAATTACTGAAATGCATGACGGTATGACAGTCGTTAAAGATGTCGGTACTTTAAATCCTGAAAGCTGTATGAACTACGATGGTACCTACATCCCTGCTCCGGGTAGTGACGTTTCTGGTGGTCCGGTTGTTGCACATGATGTAAGAACCTTCAAAGACACCGTCGTTGCAGAAGGTGTTAACGCCATTACAGGTGTCACTGTCGATACAGGCATGCCTGTAGAGGCAAGCTGTCCACTATGTCCTGCACCGTAAGCAAGACAAACCGATAGCAGCAATCCACTGTAAACAATAACGAAAAAGCCACCTTAAACATAAGGTGGCTTTGCTTTGTTATTTGTTCTTACCTTTGCCAGGTGAAGATCCGCCAGAATCAGGAGATGATTGCAGCGCCACAGTCACCATTGCCGTCGACGTAACATTACCGCTGGTGATCGTATAGCTAAAGCTGTCTTGATTCTTGAATCGCTTCGCTGGCGTGTATTGGATACTCCCATCAGAAAGTAGCTTCACCGTTCCTTTACTCGGTGCGCTCATTGCTGAGATCTCGACAGACACACCATCAGCAATGATGTCATTACCCAACACATTAATGCTTACCGTTGAAACTTTGCTCATCTGAACGTTATCGTCAACCGCCACTACATCACCACTGCCCGTTTGCTGCTCAGCAACGGCATACGTTGCTTGTTTAGCCACGTTGTAAGCCTCATCTTTCGTGTTTACCACATTAAACGTCACAGGGTAGTCACCAGAGGTTGCACTTAGAGCAGAAGTCACCGCGATGGTAGCCATGCTAGATTCGCCAGAGGCAAGGGAAATAGATTGAGAGCTCGCTTGCCAACCACTCTCTACTTGAGCAGACACATCAAAACGAATCGTGCCACAAACGTCATTCGCCGTATTTGTTACCGTCAGTTGATATTCAACCGTGTCGCCAGCATTAACTTGTGTATCAGACGTCGCTTTCACAGACACACTTGGCGCAGACATCTCGCAAACGCTTGGAGTTACCGAACCACCAAACGATAAGTTCACACCGGCAAAACCATTGGCTGCACTCGCAAGATTAATCGTGAGACCAGAAACTGGATCGGTGAAACTGTCACCCACTGGTAGCGCAGTATCTTTCCAATCCTTTCGGCCATAAACTTGGCTGTAATCCGAATTTGGCTTCATGTGCAGAATGTAACTTTCTTCCGCGCCTTCTTCGACTAAACGAACAATCACACCGTCCGTCACATCACCACGAAACAGCATATAAGAGCGGTCATCTAAAAACTGGTCATAACCCATCGCTTGACGATATTCGACATAGAACCACTCCTTCAAGCCAGTATTAGGGTTCACACCGCGAGGTATTTTTAAAGCGATGTTTTGTGTTATGTCTTGGGTTTCGTACTCTGCGATTTCATACAAACCATCTTGAGTTGCCGTAAGAATGTTTGGTGATTCGGCATCATTCAACCATCCCATACGTTCTTTGTAGTACGTATTGATGTAACCCATATCAGGAGTACCCATAACATCGTACGAGTCGCCGTATTCAATTACGCTACAGTTGTTCGATACCGACGCATCGCCACAATCCAACGCCTTAGCGTGGCTCAAACCAAGGTTGTGCCCGAATTCATGTGCAATCACTCTTGCTGACAGCGTGCCATCTATGTATGCACGACTCGGGAACGTTTTCCCTGTTGTTGCAGAACCACCACCAGCACAACCTGATTGCGTCATGATGTAAATGATGCGCTGATAATCCTCAAGCACTACGCCATCAGCACGCGCCATTTTATCCGCTTCCGCTTGAACCGAAGGATAATCACACACCTGATTCGATACAGGCAATGTGTACCAACCTGCAACTTGACCACTTAGCCATGTCTTGCCGTAGGAGTTTTCTTGGTAAAAATCGTTAACTTCACCAAATACTAACGCGTGCGCCTCTTCTGACGTGATCGGTTGATCGTTAGGATTCTCTTTGAAATTCAATAGCATCACCAACGTATCTTGTTGGCCTATTGAACTGCCTGCAGCTTTGGCGTACTGGATATTTTGTAGAAATAGAAATAAGACGAGTAAGAAAAAGATCCCTTTATTTAGGGCGTGCTTATTCATGCGGAGTTTATCAATCACTGCTTCACCTGAAATAATTATAATAATTATCCTTCCCACCGAATTAACGATAAGAATATATAGGATTAGATAGAGGTTAAAATTTAGAAAATATAGAACCAGATCTTATTTCATGAATAATCTCAATTTTCTATACATAATGTATTTATTCTTCTAAAACATCACCAACATCAATAAATGAGGCAGCATCATAACAAAGCAAAAGGTTAAAATTCAACCAACCACATCACCAAATTACGTTAATTCTTTGTAAGAGCCAAAGAGTTTCAATCACATCAAACAGTTAAACATCGATCATTTTTCGCTCAAAAATTGAGAATATTCAATCGAATCAATAATGAACCGATTGCACTCTTAAATATAAAAACCATTATCAATCAATGAAATATATGTCGAAAATAGAAAATGAGCGCAAAACTGTTCTCACTCAACTGCTATTAGTTTTTTTACTGACCACATTTCAAAGCCTTACCTTTAAAAACAACAAAGAATAACAATTAACAAACAAAATAAAAACATTAATCACATTACACACCAAGTGTGAACTTTATATTTAAGGTGGCATTTATATGAACATAATAGATATAAAATGATGACAATAATAAGATCACTCGAAGAAATATAGAAGCTTCACTCTACTATTCAATTCCTACCTGTGAAGAAAAATTGAACAAGATAAATGGTTTTATTCTGTAGAAAAGATGGAAATACACTTTGAATATGATAATGATGTGACAAACAGAATGATGATAATTAATTGTAGCCAGAACAAGAGAGGAAAATGATTTGCGGGTGCTATAAACGAGAAAAGCCAGTCATAAGAGACTGGCTTTCGAAATAATGGAGGCGCGTCCCGGAGTCGAACCGAGGTCCACGGATTTGCAATCCGCTGCATAGCCACTCTGCCAACGCGCCTTACCTGATTGTTTTCTCATTGTCATGAGAACGATGCTTTAAAACTGAATCTGAAATCCATACATCGTTTTGATGGTGCCCCGGGCCGGACTTGAACCGGCACAGCGCGAACGCCGAGGGATTTTAAATCCCTTGTGTCTACCAATTCCACCACCAGGGCAACGCAATTCTTTGCGATGGTAACACCATCTCTCATCGGCCGTGCCGTG
Coding sequences within it:
- a CDS encoding Ig-like domain-containing protein — translated: MIDKLRMNKHALNKGIFFLLVLFLFLQNIQYAKAAGSSIGQQDTLVMLLNFKENPNDQPITSEEAHALVFGEVNDFYQENSYGKTWLSGQVAGWYTLPVSNQVCDYPSVQAEADKMARADGVVLEDYQRIIYIMTQSGCAGGGSATTGKTFPSRAYIDGTLSARVIAHEFGHNLGLSHAKALDCGDASVSNNCSVIEYGDSYDVMGTPDMGYINTYYKERMGWLNDAESPNILTATQDGLYEIAEYETQDITQNIALKIPRGVNPNTGLKEWFYVEYRQAMGYDQFLDDRSYMLFRGDVTDGVIVRLVEEGAEESYILHMKPNSDYSQVYGRKDWKDTALPVGDSFTDPVSGLTINLASAANGFAGVNLSFGGSVTPSVCEMSAPSVSVKATSDTQVNAGDTVEYQLTVTNTANDVCGTIRFDVSAQVESGWQASSQSISLASGESSMATIAVTSALSATSGDYPVTFNVVNTKDEAYNVAKQATYAVAEQQTGSGDVVAVDDNVQMSKVSTVSINVLGNDIIADGVSVEISAMSAPSKGTVKLLSDGSIQYTPAKRFKNQDSFSYTITSGNVTSTAMVTVALQSSPDSGGSSPGKGKNK